Proteins encoded in a region of the Natator depressus isolate rNatDep1 chromosome 23, rNatDep2.hap1, whole genome shotgun sequence genome:
- the SNRPA gene encoding U1 small nuclear ribonucleoprotein A translates to MAVPETRPNHTIYINNLNEKIKKDELKKSLYAIFSQFGQILDILVSRSLKMRGQAFVIFKEISSATNALRSMQGFPFYDKPMRIQYAKSDSDIISKMKGTYVERDRKREKRKPKGPETPVVKKQMPGAAAPVAGAVQGAVPGMPPMNQAPRMMHHMAGQPPYMPPPGMIPPPGMTPGGIAPGAMPPQQMMPGQMPPTQPLSENPPNHILFLTNLPEETNELMLSMLFNQFPGFKEVRLVPGRHDIAFVEFDNEVQAGAARDALQGFKITQSNAMKISFAKK, encoded by the exons ATGGCCGTCCCGGAAACCCGCCCCAATCACACCATCTACATCAACAACCTCAATGAGAAGATCAAGAAGGATG AGCTGAAGAAATCCCTCTACGCCATCTTCTCCCAATTCGGCCAGATCCTGGATATCCTGGTGTCTCGGAGCCTCAAGATGCGGGGTCAAGCCTTCGTCATCTTCAAGGAAATCAGCAGCGCCACCAACGCCTTGAGGTCCATGCAGGGGTTCCCCTTCTATGACAAGCCGATG AGGATCCAGTACGCCAAGTCGGACTCCGACATCATCTCAAAAATGAAAGGCACCTACGTGGAGCGCGACCGCAAGCGGGAGAAGAGGAAGCCTAAAGGCCCGGAGACGCCCGTGGTCAAGAAACAAATGCCTGGGGCCGCTGCTCCGGTGGCAGGCGCAGTGCAAGGAGCCGTCCCT GGGATGCCGCCAATGAACCAGGCCCCTCGCATGATGCACCACATGGCAGGCCAGCCTCCATACATGCCCCCTCCGGGTATGATCCCCCCACCCGGTATGACTCCAGGAGGAATCGCGCCAGGGGCCATGCCCCCTCAGCAGATGATGCCTGGCCAGATGCCGCCTACCCAGCCG CTCTCTGAGAACCCACCCAATCACATCCTCTTCCTCACCAACCTGCCCGAGGAGACCAACGAGCTGATGCTGTCCATGCTCTTCAATCA GTTCCCGGGGTTCAAGGAGGTGCGCCTGGTGCCCGGGCGGCACGACATCGCTTTCGTGGAGTTCGATAACGAGGTGCAGGCCGGAGCCGCCCGTGACGCCCTCCAGGGCTTCAAGATCACACAGAGCAACGCCATGAAGATTTCCTTTGCCAAGAAGTGA
- the MIA gene encoding melanoma-derived growth regulatory protein isoform X1 → MAVPRLVSRMGVPEDRGSWNCQKDAGAMFYPKPGACRSTVPPTAACASGLPYPISIAVAVQDYIAPDCRFMPIQRGQVVYVFSKLKGRGRLFWGGSVQGDYYGEHPARLGFFPSSVVQESQYLKPGKVEVKTDQWDFSCQ, encoded by the exons ATGGCAGTGCCCCGGCTGGTGTCCAGGATGGGCGTCCCCGAGGACCGGGGGAGCTGGAATTGTCAGAAGGACGCAGGGGCGATGTTCTATCCAAAACCTGGTGCCTGCCGCAGCACAGTCCCCCCTACAGCCGCGTGTGCGTCAGGGCTGCCTT ATCCGATCTCCATTGCGGTGGCTGTGCAGGATTACATCGCCCCTGACTGCCGCTTCATGCCCATCCAGCGCGGGCAGGTCGTCTAcgtcttctccaagctgaagggCCGCGGCCGGTTGTTCTGGGGCGGCAGC GTGCAGGGGGATTATTACGGGGAGCACCCCGCCCGCCTGGGCTTCTTCCCCAGCAGCGTGGTCCAAGAGAGCCAGTACCTGAAGCCGGGGAAGGTGGAGGTCAAAACCGAT CAATGGGATTTCTCCTGCCAGTGA
- the MIA gene encoding melanoma-derived growth regulatory protein isoform X2 — protein sequence MANARLWARAALLCALLGLAQGGRQLGKLAEKKLCADADCSHPISIAVAVQDYIAPDCRFMPIQRGQVVYVFSKLKGRGRLFWGGSVQGDYYGEHPARLGFFPSSVVQESQYLKPGKVEVKTDQWDFSCQ from the exons ATGGCTAACGCCCGGCTCTGGGCCCGGGCCGCTCTGCTGTGCGCCCTGCTGGGGCTGGCGCAGGGGGGCCGGCAGCTGGGCAAGCTGGCTGAGAAGAAGCTGTGTGCGGATGCCGACTGCAGCC ATCCGATCTCCATTGCGGTGGCTGTGCAGGATTACATCGCCCCTGACTGCCGCTTCATGCCCATCCAGCGCGGGCAGGTCGTCTAcgtcttctccaagctgaagggCCGCGGCCGGTTGTTCTGGGGCGGCAGC GTGCAGGGGGATTATTACGGGGAGCACCCCGCCCGCCTGGGCTTCTTCCCCAGCAGCGTGGTCCAAGAGAGCCAGTACCTGAAGCCGGGGAAGGTGGAGGTCAAAACCGAT CAATGGGATTTCTCCTGCCAGTGA
- the LOC141976223 gene encoding rho-related GTP-binding protein RhoU-like, translating into MGPQELLPEYPPAPPVPPHRPPPRLELQCVLLGDGAVGKTSLAVSYSANGYPARYVPTALDRFSAVVQVDSAPVRLHLCDTAGQDEFDTLRRLCYPKADVFLLCFSVVAPTSFQNVGEKWVPELCRLRPTAPLLLVGTQCDLRQDVQVLIQLARRREKPVAEPAARALAQKVGAVGYVECSALTQQNLKEVFDTAILAGLRHAEARGRRARSTASKVRALSKAWWKKYVCVR; encoded by the exons ATGggcccccaggagctgctgcccgaGTACCCGCCTGCGCCCCCGGTGCCCCCGCACCGGCCCCCGCCCCGGCTGGAGCTGCAGTGCGTCCTGCTGGGGGACGGCGCCGTGGGCAAGACCAGCCTGGCGGTGAGCTACAGCGCCAACGGGTACCCGGCCCGCTACGTGCCCACGGCGCTGGACCGCTTCTCGG CTGTGGTGCAGGTGGACAGCGCCCCTGTGAGGCTGCATCTCTGTGACACGGCGGGGCAG gacgAGTTTGACACGCTGCGGCGGCTTTGTTACCCCAAGGCGGACGTCTTCCTCCTCTGCTTCAGTGTGGTGGCCCCCACCTCCTTCCAGAACGTGGGGGAGAAGTGGGTGCCGGAGCTGTGCCGGCTccgccccactgcccccctgctGCTGGTGGGCACCCAGTGCGACCTACGCCAGGACGTCCAGGTGCTCATCCAGCTGGCCCGGCGCCGGGAAAAGCCGGTGGCCGAGCCGGCGGCCCGGGCGCTGGCCCAGAAAGTGGGGGCCGTGGGCTACGTGGAGTGCTCGGCGCTGACCCAGCAGAACCTCAAGGAGGTGTTCGACACGGCCATCCTTGCGGGGCTGCGGCATGCCGAGGCCCGGGGCCGGCGGGCGCGGAGCACGGCCAGCAAGGTGCGGGCGCTCTCCAAGGCCTGGTGGAAGAAGTACGTCTGTGTGCGGTAG
- the RAB4B gene encoding ras-related protein Rab-4B, whose translation MSESYDFLFKFLVIGSAGTGKSCLLHQFIENKFKQDSNHTIGVEFGSKVVNVGGKTVKLQIWDTAGQERFRSVTRSYYRGAAGALLVYDITSRETYNALTNWLTDARTLASPSIVIILCGNKKDLDADREVTFLEASRFAQENELMFLETSALTGENVEEAFLKCARTILNKIESGELDPERMGSGIQYGDASLRHLRQPRGAQTQSKQPCSC comes from the exons atgtccGAGAGCTACG ATTTCCTCTTCAAGTTCCTTGTGATAGGAAGTGCCGGTACTGGGAAGTCCTGTCTCCTGCATCAGTTTATAGAGAATAAAT TCAAGCAGGATTCCAACCACACGATCGGAGTGGAGTTTGGGTCGAAGGTGGTTAATGTCGGTGGGAAAACGGTGAAACTGCAGATCTGGGATACGGCAGGACAAGAACGGTTTAG GTCGGTGACTCGGAGCTACTACCGTGGTGCTGCCGGGGCCCTGCTGGTGTACGACATCACCAG CCGGGAGACCTACAACGCGCTGACCAACTGGCTGACGGACGCCCGGACGCTCGCCAGCCCCAGCATCGTCATCATCCTCTGCGGGAACAAGAAGGACCTGGATGCAGATCGGGAAGTGACCTTCCTGGAAGCCTCCCGCTTCGCACAAGAGAACG AACTCATGTTCTTGGAGACCAGCGCGCTGACCGGGGAGAACGTAGAAGAAGCTTTCTTAAAATGTGCCAGGACCATACTAAACAAAATTGAATCAG GCGAGCTGGATCCCGAGAGGATGGGCTCAGGAATCCAGTACGGAGACGCCTCCTTGCGCCACCTGAGACAGCCCCGCGGGGCCCAAACCCAGAGCAAGCAGCCGTGCAGCTGCTAA